Proteins from a single region of Rhipicephalus sanguineus isolate Rsan-2018 chromosome 5, BIME_Rsan_1.4, whole genome shotgun sequence:
- the LOC125758480 gene encoding basic phospholipase A2 PA-5-like, which produces MNERRALNRRRSESGGSGRLLKKQAAMFRHESLLSRVPEDDKGERHRAGARARRSIVQLASMLKCVSGCNPLSYRGYGCFCGYMGDGTPVDHIDSCCLEHDWCYSQSPCSKLSLYLLPYDWHCLTPGLAHCAHPSSLSPHAHCGQQLCQCDIEFANCVSRYPCPRRRASCQHSKFAAFHGFLHGKKR; this is translated from the exons ATGAACGAGCGCAGGGCGCTCAACCGGCGTCGGTCCGAGTCCGGTGGCAGCGGCCGGCTGCTCAAGAAGCAAGCCGCCATGTTCCGCCACGAGAGCCTTCTGTCCAGGGTGCCTGAGGACGACAAGGGCGAGCGGCACCGCGCGGGGGCGCGGGCTCGGCGCAGCATCGTCCAGTTGGCCAGCATGCTCAAGTGCGTGTCTGGCTGCAACCCACTCAGCTACCGAGGCTACGGCTGCTTCTGCGGCTACATGGGCGACGGGACGCCCGTCGACCATATCGACAG CTGCTGCCTGGAACACGACTGGTGCTACTCGCAGTCCCCGTGCTCCAAGCTGTCCCTGTACCTGCTGCCCTACGACTGGCACTGCCTGACGCCCGGACTGGCGCACTGCG CGCACCCGTCATCGCTGAGCCCACACGCCCACTGCGGTCAGCAGCTGTGCCAGTGCGACATAGAGTTCGCcaactgcgtcagccgctaccCATGCCCTCGCCGGAGAGCATCGTGTCAGCACAGCAAGTTCGCTGCGTTCCACGGATTTCTGCACGGCAAGAAGAGATAG